One Amycolatopsis thermophila DNA segment encodes these proteins:
- a CDS encoding cytidine deaminase, with protein MPELDPEDEKIVILARSARARTQAAEGAAVRDTDGRTYAATTVDLPSFKITALQAAVAAAVSSGAEGLEAAAVVTAEPFVAEASVHAVRDLAKTAAILRADPSGTVQEVL; from the coding sequence ATGCCTGAGCTGGACCCCGAGGACGAGAAGATCGTCATCCTCGCCCGATCCGCGCGGGCACGCACCCAGGCCGCCGAGGGCGCCGCGGTGCGGGACACCGACGGCCGCACCTACGCGGCGACCACCGTGGACCTGCCCTCGTTCAAGATCACCGCGCTGCAGGCGGCGGTCGCGGCGGCGGTGTCGAGCGGCGCGGAGGGGCTGGAGGCCGCCGCGGTCGTCACCGCCGAACCGTTCGTGGCCGAGGCGTCCGTTCACGCGGTGCGCGACCTGGCGAAGACGGCCGCGATCCTGCGCGCCGACCCGTCCGGAACCGTGCAGGAAGTCCTGTGA
- a CDS encoding TIGR03943 family putative permease subunit — translation MRRETQNVLLVLLGGALLKLGVNGDYLRYVKPAQQPWVIAGGAVILLLGAVAIVRDVLAARRTRAGTTAHDHHHPARSAWLLVVPVLAVFLVAPPALGSDSVIRAPARPAVAQDAAAFPPLPAGDVVPLTLTEFVTRAGWDSRGSLTGRTVRLTGFVVHDKDGVLLARMVIRCCAADASPMTVRLTDPEAARYPDDTWLEVTGQVVPGTAVPANGYTADVTVRSLRTVPAPQDAYEY, via the coding sequence GTGCGTCGCGAAACGCAGAACGTCCTGCTGGTGCTCCTCGGCGGCGCGTTGCTGAAGCTCGGCGTCAACGGCGACTACCTGCGCTACGTCAAACCCGCGCAACAGCCGTGGGTGATCGCCGGGGGAGCGGTGATCCTGCTGCTGGGCGCGGTCGCGATCGTGCGGGACGTGCTCGCCGCCCGTCGCACCCGCGCCGGGACCACGGCGCACGACCACCACCACCCGGCCCGCTCGGCGTGGCTGCTGGTCGTGCCGGTTCTCGCGGTGTTCCTCGTCGCCCCGCCGGCGCTCGGCTCCGACTCGGTGATCCGCGCCCCGGCCCGGCCGGCCGTCGCCCAGGACGCGGCCGCGTTCCCGCCCCTGCCCGCCGGCGACGTGGTGCCGCTGACGCTGACCGAGTTCGTCACCCGCGCCGGGTGGGATTCGCGCGGCTCGCTCACCGGCCGCACGGTGCGGCTGACCGGGTTCGTCGTGCACGACAAGGACGGCGTGCTGCTGGCGCGCATGGTGATCCGGTGCTGCGCGGCCGATGCGTCACCGATGACCGTGCGGCTCACCGATCCCGAGGCCGCGCGCTACCCCGACGACACCTGGCTCGAGGTCACCGGCCAGGTCGTTCCCGGCACGGCCGTCCCCGCCAACGGCTACACCGCGGACGTCACGGTGAGGTCGTTGCGCACCGTCCCCGCCCCGCAGGACGCCTATGAGTACTAA
- a CDS encoding isoprenyl transferase — translation MRLKARGASSAVELRAPDPHPSGAKPPAIPAELVPNHVALVMDGNGRWANQRGLPRIEGHKRGEAVMIDVASGAVELGVKWLSVYAFSTENWKRSPEEVRFLMGFNRDTIRRQVDYLGSIGVRIRWAGRTPRLWRSVIKELQAAEEKTKHNTLLNMTMCVNYGGRAEIADAARRVAKLAAEGKINPDKVDERMLAKYLYQPEMPDVDLFLRPSGELRTSNFMLWQSAYAEFVFQDTLFPDFDRRQLWAACEEFARRDRRFGAAVDAAKGAS, via the coding sequence GTGCGGCTCAAGGCGCGTGGGGCGAGTTCGGCGGTGGAGCTGCGGGCACCGGACCCGCACCCCTCCGGTGCGAAGCCGCCTGCCATCCCCGCCGAGCTGGTGCCGAACCACGTCGCCCTGGTCATGGACGGCAACGGCCGCTGGGCCAACCAGCGCGGGCTGCCGCGGATCGAGGGGCACAAGCGCGGTGAGGCCGTGATGATCGACGTCGCCAGCGGTGCCGTCGAGCTGGGCGTCAAGTGGCTGTCCGTGTACGCGTTCTCGACGGAGAACTGGAAGCGCAGCCCCGAAGAGGTGCGGTTCCTGATGGGCTTCAACCGCGACACCATTCGTCGTCAGGTGGACTACCTGGGGTCGATCGGGGTGCGCATCCGGTGGGCCGGGCGCACGCCGCGGCTGTGGCGCAGCGTCATCAAGGAGCTGCAGGCCGCCGAGGAGAAGACCAAGCACAACACGCTGCTCAACATGACGATGTGCGTGAACTACGGTGGCCGGGCCGAGATCGCGGACGCGGCGCGGCGCGTGGCGAAGCTCGCCGCCGAGGGCAAGATCAACCCGGACAAGGTGGACGAGCGGATGCTCGCGAAGTACCTGTACCAGCCGGAGATGCCGGACGTGGACCTGTTCCTGCGGCCCTCCGGGGAGCTGCGGACGTCGAACTTCATGCTGTGGCAGTCGGCCTACGCCGAGTTCGTCTTCCAGGACACGCTGTTCCCGGACTTCGACCGCAGGCAGCTGTGGGCGGCGTGCGAGGAGTTCGCCCGACGGGACCGCCGGTTCGGAGCCGCGGTCGACGCGGCGAAGGGAGCATCGTGA
- the era gene encoding GTPase Era has translation MTHRSGFACFVGRPNAGKSTLTNALVGTKVAITSSKPQTTRHAIRGIVHRDDAQLVIVDTPGVHKPRTLLGQRLNDVVRETWSEVDVVGFCVPADEKVGPGDRYIASELRKVAKRTPVIGVVTKTDLAKPEQIAEQLLALQDVLEFEELIPVSAVDGFQVKQLEDLLVARLPEGPQLYPDGDLTDEPEQTLVAELIREAALEGVRDELPHSIAVTVEEMLPREDKRDLLDIYATVYVERPSQKGIVLGHQGERMKAVGAQARQQIQKLLGTKVYLSLHVKVAKDWQRDPKQLRRLGF, from the coding sequence GTGACCCACCGCTCCGGTTTCGCCTGCTTCGTCGGCCGCCCCAACGCCGGCAAGTCGACCCTGACCAACGCGCTGGTCGGCACCAAGGTCGCGATCACCTCCAGCAAGCCGCAGACCACGCGGCACGCCATCCGCGGCATCGTCCACCGCGACGACGCGCAACTGGTCATTGTGGACACTCCCGGGGTGCACAAGCCGCGGACCCTGCTGGGGCAGCGGCTCAACGACGTCGTGCGCGAGACGTGGTCCGAAGTGGACGTCGTCGGGTTCTGCGTGCCGGCCGACGAAAAGGTCGGCCCCGGCGACCGCTACATCGCGAGCGAGCTGCGCAAGGTCGCCAAGCGCACCCCCGTGATCGGGGTCGTCACCAAGACCGACCTGGCCAAGCCGGAGCAGATCGCCGAACAGCTGCTGGCGCTGCAGGACGTGCTGGAGTTCGAGGAGCTGATCCCGGTGTCGGCCGTGGACGGTTTCCAGGTGAAGCAGCTGGAGGACCTGCTGGTCGCGCGGCTGCCGGAGGGCCCGCAGCTCTACCCGGACGGCGACCTCACCGACGAGCCCGAGCAGACGCTGGTCGCGGAGCTGATCCGCGAGGCGGCGCTGGAGGGCGTGCGCGACGAGCTGCCGCACTCCATCGCGGTGACCGTCGAGGAGATGCTGCCGCGCGAGGACAAGCGCGACCTGCTCGACATCTACGCCACGGTGTACGTCGAGCGGCCCAGCCAGAAGGGCATCGTCCTGGGCCACCAGGGCGAGCGCATGAAGGCCGTTGGGGCGCAGGCCCGCCAGCAGATCCAGAAGCTGCTGGGCACCAAGGTCTACCTGAGCCTGCACGTCAAGGTCGCCAAGGACTGGCAGCGCGATCCCAAACAGCTGCGCCGGCTGGGTTTCTAG
- a CDS encoding glycine--tRNA ligase, which yields MPANIETVVSLCKRRGFVFPSGEIYGGTRSAWDYGPLGVELKENIKRQWWRTMVQSRDDVVGLDSSVILPRQVWVASGHVNAFNDPLVECTACHRRFRSDQLAEDYSARTGKETTEDDLSDVPCPNCGTRGQYTAPREFNMMLKTHLGPVESEEGLHYLRPETAQGIFVNFLNVLTTSRKKPPFGIGQIGKSFRNEITPGNFIFRTREFEQMEMEFFVEPGEDERWHQYWIDLRTEWYTDLGINRDNLRHYEHPKEKLSHYSKRTVDIEYRFGFSAGQEWGELEGIANRTDFDLTTHSNHSGVDLAYFDQATKQRYRPFVIEPAAGVGRPMMAFLLDAYTEDEVPNAKGGVDKRVVLKLDPRLAPFKVAVLPLSRNADLTPKAKELAAQLRRNWNVDFDDAGSIGKRYRRQEEVGTPFCVTVDFDTLEDQAVTVRERDSMQQERVALDKVESYLAARLPGC from the coding sequence GTGCCCGCCAACATTGAGACCGTCGTCAGCCTGTGCAAGCGTCGTGGCTTCGTCTTCCCGAGCGGGGAGATCTACGGCGGAACCCGGTCGGCGTGGGACTACGGACCGCTCGGCGTCGAGCTCAAGGAGAACATCAAACGCCAGTGGTGGCGCACGATGGTCCAGAGCCGTGACGACGTCGTCGGCCTGGACTCCTCGGTGATCCTGCCCCGCCAGGTGTGGGTGGCTTCCGGTCACGTCAACGCCTTCAACGACCCGCTGGTCGAGTGCACCGCGTGCCACCGGCGGTTCCGCTCCGACCAGCTGGCCGAGGACTACAGCGCCCGCACCGGCAAGGAGACCACGGAGGACGACCTGTCCGACGTGCCCTGCCCCAACTGCGGCACGCGCGGCCAGTACACCGCGCCGCGCGAGTTCAACATGATGCTCAAGACCCACCTGGGCCCGGTCGAGTCCGAGGAGGGCCTGCACTACCTCCGCCCGGAGACCGCGCAGGGCATCTTCGTGAACTTCCTCAACGTGCTGACCACGTCGCGGAAGAAGCCGCCGTTCGGCATCGGCCAGATCGGCAAGTCCTTCCGCAACGAGATCACCCCCGGCAACTTCATCTTCCGCACCCGCGAGTTCGAGCAGATGGAGATGGAGTTCTTCGTCGAGCCGGGCGAGGACGAGCGCTGGCACCAGTACTGGATCGACCTGCGCACCGAGTGGTACACCGACCTGGGCATCAACCGGGACAACCTGCGCCACTACGAGCACCCGAAGGAGAAGCTGTCGCACTACTCGAAGCGCACCGTCGACATCGAGTACCGCTTCGGGTTCTCCGCCGGCCAGGAGTGGGGTGAGCTCGAGGGCATCGCGAACCGCACCGACTTCGACCTCACGACGCACTCCAACCACTCCGGTGTCGACCTGGCCTACTTCGACCAGGCCACCAAGCAGCGCTACCGGCCGTTCGTCATCGAACCGGCCGCCGGTGTGGGCCGCCCGATGATGGCGTTCCTGCTCGACGCCTACACCGAGGACGAGGTGCCCAACGCCAAGGGCGGTGTCGACAAGCGCGTCGTGCTCAAGCTCGACCCGCGCCTGGCGCCGTTCAAGGTCGCGGTGCTGCCGCTGTCCCGCAACGCCGACCTCACCCCGAAGGCGAAGGAGCTGGCCGCGCAGCTGCGCCGCAACTGGAACGTCGACTTCGACGACGCCGGTTCGATCGGCAAGCGCTACCGCCGCCAGGAGGAGGTCGGCACCCCGTTCTGCGTCACCGTCGACTTCGACACGCTCGAGGACCAGGCCGTGACCGTGCGGGAGCGCGACAGCATGCAGCAGGAGCGCGTGGCGCTGGACAAGGTCGAGTCCTACCTCGCCGCCCGCCTCCCGGGCTGCTGA
- a CDS encoding ArsR/SmtB family transcription factor: MPMARPDAALPGLPDDAEQVHAGDELTPRTPPQPATTLSEAGELLRALSAPVRIAIVLQLRDADRCVHELVDALDVAQPLISQHLRVLKAAGVVRGERRGREVVYRLVDDHLAHIVMDAVAHVQEGT, translated from the coding sequence ATGCCGATGGCTCGTCCGGACGCCGCGCTGCCCGGATTGCCCGACGACGCCGAGCAGGTCCACGCCGGCGACGAGCTGACGCCGCGCACGCCGCCGCAGCCCGCGACGACGCTGTCGGAGGCCGGCGAGCTGCTGCGGGCGCTGTCGGCGCCCGTGCGGATCGCGATCGTGCTGCAGCTGCGGGACGCCGACCGGTGCGTGCACGAGCTGGTGGACGCCCTCGACGTGGCGCAGCCGTTGATCAGCCAGCACCTGCGCGTGCTCAAGGCTGCCGGGGTGGTGCGCGGGGAGCGCCGGGGCCGTGAAGTGGTCTACCGGCTCGTGGACGATCATCTGGCGCACATCGTGATGGACGCGGTCGCGCATGTGCAGGAGGGCACCTGA
- the recO gene encoding DNA repair protein RecO — protein sequence MSLYRDTGVVLRVHKLGEADRIITFLTRRYGKVRAVAKGVRRTTSRFGARLEPFGHVDVQFYTGRSLDVITQVQTVDAFALPLVGDYQRYTAASAIAETADRLTVEEGEPALRLYLLVVGALRALADGQRDASLVLDAFLLRAMAFAGWAPAITECARCGLPGPHAAFNVQAGGSLCGNCRVAGSVHPAPEVLVLLESLLHGDWDVAEASVSATRRDASGIVAAHLQWHLERQLKSLPLVERRARELQAGK from the coding sequence GTGAGTCTTTATCGCGACACCGGGGTGGTGCTGCGGGTCCACAAGCTGGGTGAGGCGGACCGCATCATCACCTTCCTCACGCGGCGGTACGGCAAGGTCCGGGCCGTCGCGAAGGGGGTGCGCCGCACGACGTCGCGGTTCGGGGCGCGGCTGGAGCCGTTCGGGCACGTCGACGTGCAGTTCTACACCGGCCGCTCGCTGGACGTGATCACGCAGGTCCAGACGGTCGACGCGTTCGCGCTGCCGCTCGTCGGGGACTACCAGCGCTACACGGCGGCGAGCGCGATCGCCGAGACCGCCGACCGGCTCACCGTCGAGGAGGGCGAGCCGGCGCTGCGGCTGTACCTGCTGGTCGTCGGGGCGCTGCGGGCGCTCGCCGACGGGCAGCGGGACGCCTCGCTGGTGCTCGACGCGTTCCTGCTGCGCGCGATGGCCTTCGCCGGGTGGGCGCCCGCCATCACCGAGTGCGCGCGCTGCGGCCTGCCCGGTCCGCACGCCGCGTTCAACGTCCAGGCCGGCGGGTCGCTGTGCGGCAACTGCCGGGTGGCGGGCTCGGTGCACCCCGCGCCCGAGGTCCTGGTGCTCCTGGAGTCGCTCCTGCACGGCGACTGGGACGTCGCGGAGGCGTCGGTGTCCGCCACCCGCCGGGACGCGAGCGGGATCGTCGCCGCTCACCTGCAGTGGCACCTGGAACGCCAGTTGAAGTCGCTGCCGCTCGTGGAGAGGCGTGCCCGGGAGCTCCAGGCGGGCAAGTAG
- a CDS encoding DUF2752 domain-containing protein, with protein sequence MTSAGRSWRSVRVTPAVAVAGAAAGAALGTGLLRIPCWFHALTGLDCPFCGGSRALGALLHGDLGAALSVNAFAVVVLLPLAAVTLAAAARWEAGRARRWWPEGARGRRLTLLVVALVVAWWVVRNLPFAPFTGLSAYA encoded by the coding sequence ATGACTTCTGCCGGACGGTCGTGGCGGAGCGTGCGGGTCACGCCCGCCGTGGCCGTGGCGGGCGCCGCGGCCGGTGCGGCCCTGGGCACCGGGCTGCTGCGGATCCCGTGCTGGTTCCACGCCCTTACCGGCCTGGACTGCCCGTTCTGCGGCGGCAGCCGGGCGCTGGGCGCGCTGCTGCACGGCGACCTGGGTGCGGCGCTGTCGGTCAACGCGTTCGCCGTGGTCGTGTTGCTGCCGCTCGCGGCGGTGACGCTGGCCGCGGCGGCCCGGTGGGAGGCCGGCCGCGCCCGGCGGTGGTGGCCCGAGGGCGCCCGGGGCCGTCGGCTCACGCTGCTGGTCGTCGCGCTGGTCGTCGCGTGGTGGGTGGTGCGGAACCTGCCGTTCGCGCCGTTCACCGGGTTGTCCGCGTACGCGTGA
- a CDS encoding RDD family protein: MTNPYGQQPGQQPYGQYPQYPQSGTYPQQSGQQPYGQPSGGFPAQQPYPQAGYPQGPGYGAPQGYPGQPPYGRIPPMPGQAHIVVPGSQIQFPHTPPLVLATMGSRFLARVIDGLIIGVPLTILILVLQFAVIAGDPGSFWIVLLFLPLTSLSMLVYEGTMLATRGATVGKNVAGIRLVTEQSAGQPGTGIGGGPAFTRLATMVLPGLIPCIGGLVELLVVLSPFFDEQARQGWHDKAAKTYAISTKALY; encoded by the coding sequence ATGACCAATCCCTACGGCCAACAGCCGGGGCAGCAGCCCTACGGGCAGTACCCGCAGTACCCGCAGAGCGGGACGTACCCGCAGCAATCCGGCCAGCAGCCTTACGGCCAGCCCTCGGGCGGTTTCCCGGCGCAGCAGCCCTACCCCCAGGCCGGGTACCCCCAGGGGCCGGGCTACGGCGCGCCGCAGGGCTACCCCGGTCAGCCGCCGTACGGCCGCATCCCGCCCATGCCGGGCCAGGCGCACATCGTGGTGCCGGGCTCGCAGATCCAGTTCCCGCACACCCCGCCGCTCGTGCTCGCCACGATGGGCAGCCGGTTCCTCGCCCGGGTCATCGACGGGCTCATCATCGGTGTGCCGCTGACGATCCTGATCCTGGTCCTGCAGTTCGCGGTGATCGCGGGCGACCCGGGCTCGTTCTGGATCGTGCTGTTGTTCCTGCCGCTCACATCGCTGTCGATGCTGGTGTACGAGGGCACGATGCTGGCCACCCGTGGTGCCACGGTCGGCAAGAACGTGGCCGGGATCCGGTTGGTCACCGAGCAGTCCGCCGGGCAACCGGGCACCGGCATCGGCGGTGGGCCGGCGTTCACCCGGCTGGCCACGATGGTGCTGCCGGGCTTGATCCCGTGCATCGGCGGGCTGGTCGAGCTGCTGGTGGTGCTGTCGCCGTTCTTCGACGAGCAGGCGCGGCAGGGCTGGCACGACAAGGCTGCGAAGACTTACGCGATCTCGACGAAGGCGCTGTACTGA
- a CDS encoding Fur family transcriptional regulator: MTSSEVRRAPVPGRRSTKQRAAVVDLLSEIDDFRSAQELHDELRKRGDGIGLTTVYRTLQTLSEAGEVDVLRTESGEAIYRRCSTHHHHHLVCRHCGFTVEVEGPAVERWADKVAAGNGFSEIRHTVEIVGTCADCAQRRDLEPGPAPA; this comes from the coding sequence ATGACGAGTAGCGAGGTCCGCCGGGCTCCGGTGCCCGGCAGGCGGTCGACGAAGCAGCGCGCGGCGGTGGTCGACCTGCTGTCGGAGATCGACGACTTCCGGTCGGCGCAGGAGCTGCACGACGAGCTGCGCAAGCGCGGCGACGGCATCGGGCTCACGACGGTGTACCGGACACTGCAGACGCTGTCCGAGGCCGGCGAGGTGGACGTGCTGCGCACCGAATCGGGCGAGGCGATCTACCGCCGGTGCTCCACCCACCACCATCACCACCTCGTGTGCCGGCACTGCGGGTTCACCGTCGAGGTCGAGGGCCCGGCCGTGGAGCGCTGGGCGGACAAGGTGGCGGCCGGCAACGGCTTTTCCGAGATCCGCCACACCGTCGAGATCGTCGGCACCTGCGCCGACTGCGCTCAGCGCCGGGACCTGGAACCGGGCCCCGCGCCGGCGTAG
- a CDS encoding hemolysin family protein, with protein sequence MASSAALLVIAVALVLLGAVLAAADAAVSSVSKARAEGLVRMGRPGARQLSAVIDERRRHINLLVLLRLGCELTATVLVTVVFLRWITPEGLALVVAALVMVLVSYVLIGVGPRTIGRQYPYRVGTIVAWPVRVLGSVLGPLSRLLIIIGNAITPGQGFREGPFTTEVEVRELVDLAEERGVVEPGERQMIHSVFELGDTVAREVMVPRTEIIWIEQTKSVRQALALSLRTGFTRLPVIGESVDDIVGVVNIKDLVRAQLEGGEAKPVPDLMYPASFVPDSKRLDDLLREMQVSHNHLAIAVDEYGGTAGLLTIEDILEEIVGEITDESDLEERPPVEHLDDRTVRVSARLGVDDLGELFGLDLEDHDVETVGGLLAQRLGRVPLPGAEAEVDGLRLHAEGGKDRRGRMRITTVVVQAESDELAGRRVRTSNGDHDEADRSVDHA encoded by the coding sequence ATGGCGAGTTCGGCCGCACTCCTGGTGATCGCCGTGGCGCTGGTGCTGCTCGGCGCGGTGCTGGCGGCCGCCGACGCGGCGGTCAGCAGCGTGTCCAAGGCCCGCGCCGAGGGGCTGGTGCGGATGGGCCGCCCCGGCGCGCGCCAGCTGTCCGCGGTGATCGACGAGCGGCGCAGGCACATCAACCTGCTGGTGCTGCTGCGCCTGGGGTGCGAGCTCACCGCGACGGTGCTGGTCACCGTCGTGTTCCTGCGGTGGATCACACCCGAGGGCCTCGCGCTGGTGGTGGCCGCGCTGGTGATGGTGCTGGTCAGCTACGTGCTGATCGGCGTCGGGCCGCGCACGATCGGCCGCCAGTACCCCTACCGCGTCGGCACCATCGTGGCCTGGCCGGTGCGGGTGCTCGGGTCGGTCCTCGGCCCGCTGTCCCGGCTGCTGATCATCATCGGCAACGCGATCACCCCCGGTCAGGGGTTCCGCGAGGGCCCGTTCACCACCGAGGTCGAGGTGCGGGAGCTGGTGGACCTCGCCGAGGAACGCGGCGTGGTCGAGCCGGGCGAGCGGCAGATGATCCACTCGGTGTTCGAGCTGGGCGACACGGTCGCGCGCGAGGTGATGGTGCCGCGCACCGAGATCATCTGGATCGAGCAGACCAAGAGCGTCCGCCAGGCGCTGGCCCTGTCGCTGCGCACCGGGTTCACCCGGCTGCCGGTGATCGGCGAGTCGGTCGACGACATCGTCGGCGTGGTCAACATCAAGGACCTGGTGCGCGCGCAACTGGAGGGCGGCGAGGCCAAGCCGGTGCCGGACCTGATGTACCCGGCGAGCTTCGTGCCCGACTCCAAGCGCCTGGACGACCTGCTGCGCGAGATGCAGGTGTCGCACAACCACCTCGCGATCGCCGTGGACGAGTACGGCGGCACCGCGGGCCTGCTGACCATCGAGGACATCCTGGAGGAGATCGTCGGCGAGATCACCGACGAGTCCGACCTGGAGGAACGGCCGCCGGTCGAGCACCTCGACGACCGCACCGTGCGGGTGTCGGCTCGGCTGGGCGTGGACGACCTCGGTGAGCTGTTCGGGCTGGACCTGGAGGACCACGACGTGGAGACCGTCGGCGGCCTGCTCGCGCAGCGGCTCGGGCGCGTGCCGCTGCCCGGCGCCGAGGCCGAGGTGGACGGTCTGCGGCTGCACGCGGAGGGCGGCAAGGACCGCCGCGGCCGGATGCGCATCACCACCGTGGTGGTGCAGGCGGAGAGCGACGAACTGGCCGGACGTAGGGTGCGTACCAGCAACGGTGACCACGACGAGGCCGACAGGAGTGTGGACCATGCCTGA
- a CDS encoding permease — protein MSDALDRTEPAGARRRGRITSVEVLCALLIVAVLGQGWLRDALDVPALRTGSTVFVAVCVQALPFLVLGVLISAAIAAFVPARLLRRVIPRNQAGAVGVAGLAGVALPGCECASVPVARRLIGQGVAPAAALTFLLAAPAVNPVVLVATAVAFPGQPEMVPARFLGSFATAVVMGLLWARWGKLDWMVRRALERLPEGGDRWRTFTETARADLVESAGFLVLGALIAATMNVLVPAAWFEALSNQIVLGVVVMAVLAVVLALCSEADAFVAASLTALPLLPKLVFLVVGPAIDVKLFALQTGTFGRSFAVRFAPVTFVVATACAVVVGVLVLGGAR, from the coding sequence GTGAGCGATGCACTGGACCGAACCGAACCCGCGGGCGCGCGGCGAAGGGGGCGAATCACCTCCGTCGAGGTGCTCTGCGCCCTCCTGATCGTCGCCGTGCTCGGGCAGGGCTGGCTGCGCGACGCGCTCGACGTGCCGGCCCTGCGCACGGGCTCGACGGTGTTCGTCGCGGTGTGTGTGCAGGCCCTGCCGTTCCTGGTGCTCGGTGTGCTGATCAGCGCGGCGATCGCGGCGTTCGTCCCGGCGCGCCTCCTCCGCCGGGTCATCCCGCGCAACCAGGCGGGCGCGGTGGGCGTCGCCGGGCTCGCCGGGGTCGCTCTGCCGGGGTGCGAGTGCGCGTCCGTCCCGGTGGCGCGCCGGCTGATCGGCCAAGGGGTCGCGCCGGCCGCCGCGCTCACCTTCCTGCTCGCCGCCCCGGCCGTGAACCCGGTGGTGCTCGTCGCCACTGCGGTCGCGTTCCCCGGACAGCCGGAAATGGTGCCGGCCCGCTTCCTCGGCTCGTTCGCGACGGCCGTCGTGATGGGCCTGCTCTGGGCCAGGTGGGGCAAGCTCGACTGGATGGTGCGGCGCGCCCTCGAACGCCTGCCCGAGGGTGGCGACCGGTGGCGCACGTTCACCGAGACCGCGCGCGCCGACCTCGTCGAATCGGCCGGGTTCCTGGTGCTCGGCGCGCTCATCGCCGCCACGATGAACGTCCTCGTGCCCGCCGCCTGGTTCGAGGCGCTGAGCAACCAGATCGTGCTCGGCGTCGTGGTCATGGCCGTGCTCGCGGTCGTGCTGGCCCTGTGCAGCGAGGCCGACGCGTTCGTGGCCGCCTCGCTCACCGCGCTGCCGCTGCTGCCGAAACTCGTCTTCCTCGTGGTCGGCCCGGCGATCGACGTCAAGCTGTTCGCCCTGCAGACGGGCACCTTCGGGCGATCCTTCGCGGTACGGTTCGCGCCCGTGACGTTCGTCGTCGCGACCGCGTGCGCGGTGGTCGTCGGAGTGCTCGTCCTGGGGGGTGCGAGGTGA
- the ybeY gene encoding rRNA maturation RNase YbeY, giving the protein MTIEIANESGVAVDETSIVSAARFALDRMEVSPLAELSVVLVTLDVMSDLHERWMDLPGPTDVMAFPMDELDAARRPDAGDPSPALLGDIVLCPAFARDQARTAGHSLLDELHLLTVHGVLHLLGYDHAEPAEEREMFGLQKRILADFQAAVAEAQRRDAQRTADDRLLGAAGLDAPADTED; this is encoded by the coding sequence ATGACGATCGAGATCGCGAACGAGTCCGGCGTCGCGGTGGACGAGACGTCGATCGTCTCGGCCGCGCGCTTCGCGCTGGACCGCATGGAGGTCAGCCCGCTCGCCGAGCTGTCGGTGGTGCTGGTGACCCTGGACGTCATGTCCGACCTGCACGAACGCTGGATGGACCTGCCCGGGCCCACCGACGTCATGGCCTTCCCGATGGACGAGCTGGACGCCGCCCGCCGCCCCGACGCCGGTGACCCGTCACCGGCCCTGCTCGGCGACATCGTGCTGTGCCCGGCCTTCGCCAGGGACCAGGCGCGCACCGCCGGGCACTCGCTGCTCGACGAGCTGCACCTGCTGACCGTGCACGGCGTGCTGCACCTGCTCGGCTACGACCACGCCGAGCCGGCGGAGGAACGCGAGATGTTCGGGCTGCAGAAGCGCATCCTCGCCGACTTCCAGGCCGCGGTCGCGGAGGCGCAGCGCCGCGACGCGCAGCGGACGGCCGACGACCGGCTGCTGGGAGCCGCCGGCCTGGACGCGCCGGCCGACACCGAGGACTGA